TATAGAATGTTGTGTGCTTGTTTATAGTCATGCAAGTACAGCAAACAGTTTGTTTgcaagtgtgttttttatttactatCTTTTGTGACATGTATGGTTTTATGTAGCACCCTCTTCAATTCAGATTTATCTTTCAGGAGACAATATAAATCATCCTTGACCTTGACATGAACACAATATGTACACTTTTTGGATGTTAAAGGGGTATTCCAGTGGTTtagcacttaaaaaaaataagaataaggATGATCAAAATCAATTCAGCGAAAGCAAAattatcctgacttttagtccctagaATAAGTCAAGCTCTGAAAACTCTGGATCCTACACTTTCCATAATGCAGTTCATTGTCTCCTCACTAGGCCCTCCCTCCTTAAATGTCTTCACCTTTGAAACTTTTTATCTCACTTTTATAACACAGACTGAGATGGAGTTGAATCTGGTTTAGGCTTAGAATCTGGCACCAAAAGAGTCCAAAGTATATATCTGAATGAAAGATGACCTTATTTGACCACTGTCCTAACTTAAGGAAGGCGTGTCACTGAGGATGGTTATTATTGGTACTGTAGTTAAATAACACCATGGGCCCTATTTAACTGTGCAAGTGCAATGACAAGTGCAAAAGTTGTCGGTCTCTTGGTTCAcgagtgtttaattgaaataacttatttatatttcaaacatgttaatagcaagtatttagtttgctctTGTATTCAGACAGATATGGCTTTGAGACTGTTTTCAGTGCAATTTCTAGGACCAAATTTCAactaaaatacaacaatttgctttgcattgcttcatttgaatgaacccCCTAGCTGTTTGCACCTTTCCTCCCACCTGTGCATTGTGTGCTCTTGTGCTGGTCACCAAAATACCGCACAGACGCACAAAATGAGTTTCAAGATCTTGAAAATACCAAACAGTCAGAGTGCTGCTTGCACTGCTCGTTGCTCTTCCTCTAAAATATGGCCTACTGTACGCACACTTTATTACTGTATtactatatacagtaataattctcagaaatgaatgataaaaacatttgagttATTCTTTATCAGCTTAGTAAACAAAACTATGTCTACTCATACACATTcataagcacacacatacacaaactgaCTGATACAGGCCTACCCTCCAACCTAGAGATGGAGTGGGGCTCGGTCATGGATACCTTGTTATTTATAGACACAGGCACCTGTTAGGGTTTGTTTGGAAGCCAGATACAACCGGTGCCAGGCATGTGCACAGAGTAAATTCCCAAAACATACACCAAATATAGATATGACAGCAGAAATAGATCTGCACATAAGGCATTGATGTCAGACTACTATTACTGATTTGGACAAAGCAGTGCTCATTAAGAGGAAAACAAAGCAgggatttatttatatttttagtgCTTCTGTAAATGTTTGAAAGCAGTTTGTAATAAATGGCTGTTAATTGAAATACAGCTGATATCTGTTTTAAAATTCTTGCCTGTGATAAAGGGTCATATAAATGAAGTTGAACATTAattaatgactgataataaTCATGTGTACTGCGAAAGATCTGAAGGAATAGAAATTAGAGTATCAATCGCTAGAATAAAGGAGTCCCAATCAGTCTCTTTTAACACTGATGTATATGATCTTTCTTATTAGGATTTCCGGGCACGGAGATGTGGAACCCAAACACTCCTCTGAGTGAGGACTGTCTATATCTAAACATCTGGTCCCCACGTCTCAACAAAACCCATCCTCAGCCCTCACCATTGGCTCCTGTCCTTGTCTGGATCTATGGAGGCGGGTTCATTCAAGGAACATCCTCTCTGGATATTTATGATGGCCGCTTTCTGAGTAAATCCGAAGGGGTTGTTGTGGTATCAATGAATTACAGGTAAGAATTTACAGCGGTGTGTTGCTGCTACCATTAAAAAATCTGCTCACTTTCTCTTATAATGATATATTGTTTtgatatctttttaaaaagtttctcATTATTAGAACACTAGATACcaaattattctgtttttataagGAACTTTTTTGTAACAACATATCACTTAATGTCACTAAACATTCTCATACAACATATCTATATACATATCCATATGTATACAACATATCTCATTAAACCTTTTCGTGAAATTGTCATAACAGCGAGCCTCAAAAATCATGCTGTAatgggaaatgttttttctgttaatatATAAGTCTGtatgttgttaaaatgagaaatgttcCTTGTTTTAACAAGATACCTTGATTTTGTGTAAGAACGAGAGAATTTGGTTAACAAGATGATGTGAATATGTTGTTATAATATTCTTCTAAAAGAATTCttctaaaacaaaataatttggtATATAAGAATGGGAAGAGAGGtcataaaagcatgaaaaatatCTTGAAATGGGAAATTGAgcatttttgtcattgttgaAGTATTCAttaacagaaattaaaaaaaaaaattataatggCAGAATATAATTATGTAACTGTTAACTCATTGACAATAAGCAACAGGTAAATCTATGAGCAagttttctgattttttatACTGTGACAGTATGACACTGGCTCCATGCCTGCAATGGAAGTAGCATGAGACATGGGTGTAAAATGTGGAGCATAGGCATTTGTAAACAGGAAAGTACTTTATCAGTGTGATTACTGTGGTATCTACGAGAGTAAGTGAATGTGGAATTCATGAGTCTTCCTCATTCTTGTCTCATCTATGACAGAGTTGGAGCTTTTGGTTTCCTGTCTCTTCCTGATAACAAGAACATTAGGGGCAATGCAGGACTGCTGGACCAGCGCTTGGCTCTCCAATGGGTAGCCAGTAATATTGCTGCTTTTGGAGGCGATGCTTCAAAGGTAAGAGGtttttgtcttctcttcttAGTTATGCCGTTTCTGTCTAAGATTAGATAATAagattttataatattttttaaacaaagaatATAACAAGCTGTTGGCTATTGATTTGCTGTTGTTTACAGGTGACTCTGTTTGGGGAGAGTGCAGGGTCAGCATCTGTAGGCTTCCACCTGCTCTCCCCAGGCAGTCATGATCTTTTTCAAAGGGCTATCATGCAGAGTGGCTCTCCTAATGCACCCTGGGCCACAATCAGCCAGACTGTTGCCTGGGACAGgtagtgtgtatatgtgtattctTGTGTCTTCACCATATTAATAGACTAAATATCGGTACAAtgttttgatttagttttagtgtatgtattttttaaaggggacctattatgctcatttccagcccCATATTTTTGTTCTGGGattccactagagtagctttgctTGAATCAGAGTTCAAAAAACTACTgtccctttatgcagccccttagTTCAGCCCCTGTCTCTCAACAGGCTATTgtaactcctgtctctttaaggcccccttactgatgaacccactctattctgattggccagctttctggaagctGCCGAGGGGCAGCACATAtgagagttgtgttaagttgtcgccaatgcaaacccaacattttctgctttactgatttaaatgaaaagcttttaaatgactaaataacatgAAACGTGTAACTCaatgaattagcagagctttgttagcagcCCTAAAAAACTGATCAAAATTCCAAGATATGGACATATTTGGAGatatttgttcagcggatcagttgGAAATAATTCAAGAAgaaatagtacaagcagaaacaatcgcagtgatgatgatgtttgatgaagagttgCAGACGACCAACatacctccaacaggtaaataaCTTATTTGACTtcgctgtgctgtgtaatggagtcatggcttggcgtgactacccccaaaacaatagaaaaataccataatgttagtggagcagagcagtgaacttgcgcgctgtgcatggagcagatgactatataaagaaatctgtcacgaATCGATGTTGGCccaggctgaaagtagaaaaaactgctGGGAAATGAGCGTTCACAGCAGTCTGAAGCCTgagctttttgctcacagggattacttctacatacattacctcattatttgacacacTGGCCACTTTtaacacaacatctgacattgtaacattatatatatgactgaaaataaggaaaagcataataggtcccctttaaaaagcAATTCTGAGTTATtttattctttccttttctttctgttgtcagtcccttcttcctctctcctttgtTTGTCCCATTTTTTAATCAGTCTCCATCATTGTTCTCCCTTCCTCTTTCACTGATTGATTGGCTTGCTCCCTCTCTATGTCAACATCCAGGTCCATGATGCTGGCAACACTACTGGAATGTCCCAAGTCTCATCCAAACCATGTGGAGGCTTGTCTGCAGAAGGCTGATGCTGGAAAAATCACATCTAAGCAATATGATGTTCTCAAGCAGCCTACATTCTTAGCCACCCCCTTTGTTCCTCATGTTGATGGGGACTTCCTACCAGATAAACCtgaagtgggtgtgtgtgttctgtgaaTGTACttgagggtgtgtgtgagtgtactgGGGGGTGGGAGGATGGgcgtgttttgtgtgttttatacatAAGTTTTAATACTACTACATCTTACCTCGATTGGCTGATGTATCAAATGTCAATCACCCAATCAGTGAATTTACATTGAGTACGGTTTTGGTGTTTTGAATGCAAAAACACATAGAGGCAGTTTTATTCAAATCCTCAAATTGAAAAAGTCTTGTTTGCCATTTCCCTGCAGGTGTTGCTGAGTACGGGTAAACTCCCAAAGAAAGATGTGCTGTTTGGCTTAAACAAGGATGAAGGGACCTTCTTCCTTCTTTATGGAATTCCTGGATTTAACATCACTGGTCAGAGTCTCATCAGCAGAAATGAATATCTGCAAGGGGTGGCCATTACAATGGCGGATGCCAGTGATGTCGCAAGAGAAGCAACGATTTTCCAGTACACAGATTGGACAGATGAgaacagcaaaatgaaaaaccGTGACATGCTGGGCAGTCTGGTTGGAGATCAACTGTTCGTTTGTCCTGTGCTTGAGTTCGCTCACAGGTAAAGAGTAATTCTGAGTTTTAATGATGTGGTTTGACTCATGGTCATCAGTGAAGGTTCTAGTTCATTTAAGCCACAAGGGTCAGGCtagggccagctcctctttTGGAGGGGCCAGTGAAATTAACTCTGAAACTAGGCACTCATTTTAAGTGTCCAGGCaatctactgtatattacatAATATGACCTCTTGGCTGCATTCTTGCTATGGAGTCAAATACACACAGCCACAGAGAACAATTTAGCCTAACAATAAGGAGAGAAAACCAGAGCATAGACACAGACAGTCAGGCAAATAGATAGTGTATCTGACTCACATTATTTAAGTCCAATGTCCTTTCTTGCATAGTGATGCAAATTTATTATATCAGGATAAACCCCTTGAGATGTATCATCTCATTTTCAAAGTGGTCCCAAACAATCTGTTCACAGTTGTGAACTGCATGTGATTTTTGGCAcaattttttaatcaaagaatgTCAATGTCACCTGTCTTTCTTTCAATAGTTTTCTGCATTGTTGCAATACCATGTATGACCACACATGGTGGCTGACATGTAAAAGCCCTTATAAGCCAGAGTGGTGCTGTTTCACTCAGGAAATGCAATGAAAAATGGGGAAGATATATCTACAAGGACAAACTAAAAAGTGTCTCGtataacaacaagaacaacaaaaaatactACAATCAGTGATAGCCATTTTGTATCGTGAGTGTGTCTTGGCTTAGCCTGGTTCCATAGAGAAAACCTCACTGTATTTTAGGGTGACCCCTCAGCCTCAGAACCCCCACTGCCTGACGGAtgtttgagagcggctgtcacagctgtcaattaTGATGTCAtaccccctttttatattgtcaaataactaattaaaaacaaacttaaaaagtgaaaagaaaaatgagcacttgcaCAAatatcag
This is a stretch of genomic DNA from Thunnus albacares chromosome 6, fThuAlb1.1, whole genome shotgun sequence. It encodes these proteins:
- the LOC122984621 gene encoding acetylcholinesterase-like, with product MARISPHTYFALLLLLLHFLTVSLAIQDDLVINTRHGKVQGKLLSVLGGDVRAFLGIPYGKPPIGKLRFRAPEPAEKWEGVKDATKFSNSCYQLLDTTFPGFPGTEMWNPNTPLSEDCLYLNIWSPRLNKTHPQPSPLAPVLVWIYGGGFIQGTSSLDIYDGRFLSKSEGVVVVSMNYRVGAFGFLSLPDNKNIRGNAGLLDQRLALQWVASNIAAFGGDASKVTLFGESAGSASVGFHLLSPGSHDLFQRAIMQSGSPNAPWATISQTVAWDRSMMLATLLECPKSHPNHVEACLQKADAGKITSKQYDVLKQPTFLATPFVPHVDGDFLPDKPEVLLSTGKLPKKDVLFGLNKDEGTFFLLYGIPGFNITGQSLISRNEYLQGVAITMADASDVAREATIFQYTDWTDENSKMKNRDMLGSLVGDQLFVCPVLEFAHRYSERGGKTFLYLFDHRSSTNPWPAWMGVMHAYEIEFVFGMPLNVSLGYTKNEVNMTKKFMKHWANFARTGNPGLDGALWHSFTAEYQEYVTLNYNHPEEKMMMRARECHLWNKLIPKIQKVSDDLLTCVTANGMILRCNYMFFIILLVITLTYLVG